Part of the bacterium genome, TCTTTCCGTTCAGCTATGGCATCGGACTGTCGTTCACCAATTCCAACATCTACAACACCGGCGAGCCGATTACCGACATCTGGATCGGAGTCAAGAACTTCCTCGACATCCTGACCGACTTCGAGGTTCTCAAGACCACCGAAGAAGGCCGGGTCTTCAACTACCAGAATTTCTACTGGACCATGGGCTTCACCATCATCTGGACGGTGACCAACGTTGCTCTCGGCGTGTCGGTCGGGCTGTTTCTGGCCCTGCTCCTGAATCGGAAGGGGCTCGCGCTGCGGCCGATCTATCGGGTTCTCCTGATCCTGCCCTGGGCGGTGCCCAACTACATCACCGCGCTGATCTGGAAAGGAATGTTCCATTCCCAGTTCGGTGTGATCAATCAGGTGGTCCAGATGTTCGGCGGCGATCCGCTGTCGTGGTTCGACCGCCCGTTCACTTCGTTCCTGACGGTGCTCGCAACCAACGGCTGGCTGAGCTTTCCGTTCATGATGGTGATCTCTCTGGGCGCCCTGCAATCGATTCCGAGCGACCTCTACGAGGCGGCGCGGGTGGACGGCGCCAGCCGCTGGCAGCAGTTCAAAACCATCACTCTGCCTTCGATCAAACCCGCGCTGGTGCCGGCGATCATCATCTCGGTGGTGTGGACGTTCAATATGTTCAACATCATCTACCTGGTCTCGGAGGGTGAGCCCGGCGGATCGACCGAGATCCTGATCACCGAGGCTTACAAGATTGCCTTCGAGCAGTACCGCTACGGCTACGCGGCCGCGTACTCGGTGGTCATCTTTCTGATTCTTCTGGTGTACGGCACTTGGCAGAGCCGGGTCACCAAGGCGACGGAGGGCATATGAGCCGAAGCCGCAGATCCGACGAGATATCGCAGCTGCCGGTCCATCTGTTTCTGGTGGTGTTTGTCATTCTGACGATCTATCCGCTGCTCTGGGTGGTTACGATCGCCTTCTCCGGGCAGCAGAACCTGGCGATTGCCGACGTGCCGCCCGATCCCACGTTTTTTGATCGCCTGCGAGCGGTGATCCCCTGGCCGGCGACGATCACCTGGTCCAACTTCAAATCGGTCATGACCGATCAGCCCTTCGCCCGCTGGCTGCTCAACAGCGCCGTGGTCGCCGGGGCAACCACCGTGGTGGGTGTCTTCCTGGCCACGACCGCCGGCTACGCGTTCTCGCGCTTCCGGTTCCCGGGCCGGCGCGCCGGCATGCTGTCGTTTCTGGTGTCGCAGATGTTTCCCGGCACGCTGATGCTGATTCCGCTCTACATCATCATCGTCGGCTGGCTGGGTCTGGGCTCGAGCTGGATCGGCCTGATCCTGGTCTACACCACGGTCGCGATCCCGTTCTGCGTCTGGATGCTCAAGGGCTATTTCGACACGATTCCACTCGACCTCGAAGAGTCGGCGCGAATCGACGGCGCCACGCCGGGCCAGATCTTCCGGCACATCATCCTGCCGCTGGCCAAGCCCGCGGTAGCGGTCACCGCGTTGTTCTCGTTCATGACCGGCTGGAACGAGTTCATCATCGCCGCCACCT contains:
- a CDS encoding ABC transporter permease subunit, whose protein sequence is MAREEKPLYDLGQSLRAAVETNVSEGRSWKDEIDIQARDEGGLALAGPVEEGGKIAGAVLTETMPGAAPASVRWMPALLGLIVPLVVMALLLPLLRNRPLMALTVAAVLVLFGVLFVGSQTLASLTELRTETENAIAGRLTEARDAAVAAFGVARLESTPRLDPAAWDVDEFRQPLAVVTADGAIESELAASLERERESWWKLTAPFGVLSLILLAWVGLGGAAKTAATLSRHRRAYYYVLPAIGAMVLLVFFPFSYGIGLSFTNSNIYNTGEPITDIWIGVKNFLDILTDFEVLKTTEEGRVFNYQNFYWTMGFTIIWTVTNVALGVSVGLFLALLLNRKGLALRPIYRVLLILPWAVPNYITALIWKGMFHSQFGVINQVVQMFGGDPLSWFDRPFTSFLTVLATNGWLSFPFMMVISLGALQSIPSDLYEAARVDGASRWQQFKTITLPSIKPALVPAIIISVVWTFNMFNIIYLVSEGEPGGSTEILITEAYKIAFEQYRYGYAAAYSVVIFLILLVYGTWQSRVTKATEGI
- a CDS encoding sugar ABC transporter permease, whose protein sequence is MSRSRRSDEISQLPVHLFLVVFVILTIYPLLWVVTIAFSGQQNLAIADVPPDPTFFDRLRAVIPWPATITWSNFKSVMTDQPFARWLLNSAVVAGATTVVGVFLATTAGYAFSRFRFPGRRAGMLSFLVSQMFPGTLMLIPLYIIIVGWLGLGSSWIGLILVYTTVAIPFCVWMLKGYFDTIPLDLEESARIDGATPGQIFRHIILPLAKPAVAVTALFSFMTGWNEFIIAATFMDQESMYTAPVGLRFFVGGYSQQWGYFAAGSIIVAIPVVLLFLFLQKYLVSGLTAGAVKG